The following are encoded together in the Pararhizobium qamdonense genome:
- a CDS encoding carbohydrate ABC transporter permease, with product MSSFATEEKRSVPGDLTPSDTRTEDARIEDGGRRLGFLLTLPAQLLVLFIAVFPLLMQLYISLTDWSPLDGTGWWQAYEVWNGFANYTDLAIDSRFWDALGRTALVMLICVPVEFLLGLGLAILFMDNFAGKRVFYSFMLIPMMVVPAVAGYMFFMLFQSGGPVNDIISTLIGRPFVLAWLSSPGTALAAVMIADIWQWTPLMFLILLAGLVGVPEDQMRAATLLGASWWQRFYTIALPKMKTIMIIALSIRIIENFKIFDTLFIMTGGGPGVATETISVYIYKVTQQDLIWGYVAAIALVILVVLSIVVSLAISRMNAVKEA from the coding sequence ATGAGCAGCTTTGCAACCGAGGAGAAGCGCTCCGTGCCTGGCGATCTCACCCCATCCGACACGCGCACCGAGGATGCCCGTATTGAAGACGGTGGCCGCCGTCTCGGCTTTTTGTTGACGCTGCCGGCGCAGCTTCTCGTGCTGTTCATCGCGGTCTTCCCGCTGCTGATGCAGCTCTATATCAGCCTCACCGACTGGTCGCCGCTCGATGGTACCGGCTGGTGGCAGGCCTATGAGGTGTGGAACGGTTTTGCCAACTATACCGACCTTGCCATCGATAGCCGCTTCTGGGATGCGCTCGGCCGGACAGCGCTCGTCATGCTGATCTGCGTGCCGGTCGAATTCCTGCTGGGTCTTGGGCTTGCGATCCTGTTCATGGACAATTTCGCCGGCAAGCGGGTGTTCTATTCGTTCATGCTGATCCCGATGATGGTCGTGCCTGCCGTCGCCGGCTACATGTTCTTCATGCTGTTCCAATCGGGTGGCCCGGTCAACGACATCATCTCGACGCTGATCGGCCGGCCTTTCGTGCTCGCCTGGCTCTCGAGCCCCGGAACCGCACTGGCGGCGGTTATGATCGCCGATATCTGGCAATGGACGCCGCTGATGTTCCTTATCCTGCTCGCCGGCCTCGTTGGCGTGCCGGAAGACCAGATGCGCGCGGCGACCTTGCTGGGCGCCAGCTGGTGGCAGCGATTTTATACGATCGCGCTGCCGAAGATGAAGACGATCATGATCATCGCCCTGTCGATCCGCATCATCGAGAACTTCAAGATCTTCGATACTCTCTTCATCATGACCGGGGGCGGGCCGGGCGTCGCGACCGAAACAATCTCTGTCTACATCTACAAGGTGACGCAGCAGGATTTGATCTGGGGCTACGTTGCGGCGATCGCGCTGGTCATTCTCGTGGTTCTGTCCATCGTCGTATCGCTTGCCATCAGTCGCATGAATGCCGTGAAGGAGGCCTGA